A single Drosophila miranda strain MSH22 chromosome XR, D.miranda_PacBio2.1, whole genome shotgun sequence DNA region contains:
- the LOC108152368 gene encoding PAN2-PAN3 deadenylation complex subunit PAN3 isoform X1, whose protein sequence is MDPIFYSPTNGIPSESKLATYMNVATPSSGGFGLNSGFSLLNLDAPLAAVNKKSQVTPQSPEFIPTRINSSPNFYAPYHNTPMQLSNGLNGVNGLAGTAAAAAAVAPASTAAAVAPASTVPISKTANGSSSMLSLQKSASSIVTIAQQQQQQQQQQQKQQQSPLVHSTSGSAPSAPIAISGAPPNPGAAPFVSSMSAQTPLKGRGPMLRQESPTAAMLAGGPGEKSPPHGMTPHGASPIPTTLPTSVHQENVGGTIYFYPTANAQGNQPVVNSVVVDATHPAHPAHHVVSSVPTMSSVGGVPSTLMYTGHVYPGPASNVITMQPKTHLESAFFIPDVMRSDILARNEISNLIMDAAEAAQHALPHEVDNYHALYPLEPPAQPLHAKLTLPASTYRATHNTTGYRYCLRRLHGFRLQSTKCMTLVEMWKKLQHTNVVQLREVFTTKAFGDNSLVLVYDYYPGSQTLLAKYFTPAPETNGYTDPFQGEARPFSHKSNMQRTSNGPLLPEATIWSIIMQLTAGLRAIHQAGLACKVLDPTKIIVTGKRVRFSSCCISDITQFDPNAANPLALANMHQQDDLTALGRLVLALGCRCLQSVQRDNVQSSIDMVTRNYSTDLRNFIVYLFTTNNRRTVTDLMPMIGARFYTQLDALQSQIDMQEDELAKEMENGRLYRILVKLNSINERPDFNLDCTWSETGDRYMLKLFRDYLFHSVTEDGRPWMDHAHIVQSLNKLDAGSIERVQLMSRDEQSVLIVTYAELKNCLENAFSELMSSAAN, encoded by the exons AATGTTGCCACACCGAGCAGCGGTGGCTTTGGGCTGAATAGCGGATTCTCGCTACTCAATCTGGATGCGCCCCTGGCAGCAGTGAACAAAAAGTCCCAG GTCACGCCGCAGTCGCCAGAATTCATTCCAACGCGCATCAACTCGTCCCCCAATTTCTACGCACCATATCACAACACGCCCATGCAACTCAGTAATGGGCTCAACGGCGTCAATGGGCTAGCCGGCaccgccgcagcagcagcagccgtggCACCCGCATccacagcggcagcagtggcCCCCGCATCCACCGTGCCCATCAGCAAGACGGCCAACGGCAGCAGCTCGATGCTCTCCCTGCAGAAGTCCGCCTCCTCCATTGTCACCATtgcacaacagcaacagcagcagcagcagcaacaacagaaacagcagcagtcGCCGCTGGTGCACTCCACCTCGGGGTCTGCCCCATCGGCCCCCATAGCAATTAGCGGCGCACCACCGAATCCTGGCGCCGCCCCCTTTGTGAGCAGCATGTCCGCGCAAACACCACTCAAGGGTCGTGGCCCAATGCTCCGACAAGAGTCGCCCACAGCGGCAATGCTGGCGGGCGGGCCGGGTGAGAAGTCTCCACCGCATGGCATGACACCGCACGGCGCCTCGCCCATCCCCACGACGCTGCCAACTAGCGTGCATCAG GAGAATGTCGGCGGCACCATCTACTTCTATCCGACTGCCAATGCGCAGGGTAACCAGCCAGTCGTGAATTCCGTGGTGGTGGATGCCACCCATCCGGCTCATCCGGCACATCATGTGGTCAGCTCTGTGCCAACGATGAGCAGTGTCGGCGGCGTGCCCTCGACGCTCATGTACACGGGGCATGTCTATCCGGGTCCGGCCTCGAATGTGATCACCATGCAGCCGAAGACGCACCTGGAGTCCGCCTTCTTCATACCCGACGTAATGCGGTCCGACATTCTTGCCCGCAACGAGATCTCCAATCTGATTATGGACGCAGCGGAGGCTGCTCAGCACGCCCTACCACACGAAGTGGACAACTACCACGCGCTCTATCCGCTGGAGCCGCCGGCCCAGCCGCTGCACGCCAAGCTCACGCTCCCCGCCAGCACGTACCGGGCCACGCACAACACGACCGGATACAGGTACTGCCTGCGGAGATTGCACG GGTTCCGCTTGCAGTCAACCAAATGCATGACGCTGGTGGAGATGTGGAAGAAACTGCAGCACACGAATGTGGTACAACTGCGCGAGGTGTTCACGACGAAAGCATTTGGTGATAACT CCTTAGTATTAGTGTACGACTACTATCCCGGCTCACAGACATTGCTGGCCAAATACTTTACGCCCGCGCCAGAGACCAACGGTTACACTGATCCATTCCAAGGCGAAGCTCGCCCATTCAG TCATAAGAGTAACATGCAGCGCACCAGCAACGGGCCATTGCTGCCGGAGGCCACCATCTGGTCGATTATCATGCAGCTGACCGCCGGCCTGAGGGCCATACACCAGGCGGGGCTTGCCTGCAA GGTACTGGATCCCACGAAGATCATTGTGACGGGCAAACGAGTGCGTTTCAGCTCCTGTTGCATCTCGGACATTACGCAGTTCGATCCCAATGCGGCCAATCCCCTGGCACTCGCTAACATGCACCAGCAG GACGATCTGACCGCGTTGGGTCGCTTGGTACTAGCGCTGGGCTGTCGCTGCCTCCAGTCTGTGCAGCGGGACAACGTCCAGTCGAGCATTGACATGGTCACGCGCAACTACTCCACCGATCTTCGTAATTTCATTGT TTACCTCTTTACCACGAATAACCGCCGAACTGTCACCGATCTGATGCCGATGATCGGCGCCCGTTTCTATACTCAATTGGACGCGCTGCAGAGCCAAATCGATATGCAGGAGGATGAGTTGGCCAAGGAGATGGAGAACGGGCGCCTGTACCGGATTTTGGTGAAACTAAACAGCATCAACGAACGGCCCGA CTTCAATTTGGACTGCACTTGGTCGGAGACTGGCGATAGATACATGTTGAAATTATTTCGTGATTATTTGTTTCATTCCGTCACCGAGGATGGCCGGCCCTGGATGGATCACGCACACATTGTACAATCGCTCAATAAGTTGGATGCTGGCTCCATCGAGCGG GTGCAACTGATGTCGCGCGACGAGCAGTCTGTCCTTATTGTTACCTACGCTGAACTCAAGAATTGTCTGGAGAACGCCTTCTCCGAACTGATGTCTAGTGCGGCCAATTGA